TGGGTATGCTTGCACGCATGCCTCAGACCGGTTATACCATTAAGAAATGGATAGAGAACGAATACAGCCATTTCTGGCAGGAGAGCTACGGTCAGATCTATCCGACTCTCAAGAAACTGGTGGCTGAGGGGCTCGCCGTCACCTCTAAGAATACGCAGACTGGTAATGGGCGTGGACAGATCCTATACAGCATCACTGACGCAGGCAGGAAAGAGCTTTCTGATTGGCTCCGGGAAGAGCCGGAGATCGAGAAGATAAGGTACGAATTATTGCTCAAGGTTTCCTTTGGTGAGAACACAGAACCAGAGGTGCTGCTTGGTCATCTGGACAATTTTATCAGAAGGAATGATAAGCTGGTCAAAGAAATGAACGGCTATATTGAACTTTGCGGGCAGCTAAAGGAGCAGGATATTGACTGTTCCTACAGCCGGCTGACCGCACTTTGCGGCGTTTACATTTATTCTGCAATGAGGGATTGGGCTGTTGAGGCAAAGAAAATTATAAATGAGAAAGAAGATGATAAATAACAGGACAATTTTAAATTTTATTTGATAGGTAACTATTAACCGCATAGATGAGATAAGGGAGAAAGTTGTACCTCATGAAGCTGC
The nucleotide sequence above comes from Lacrimispora sp. BS-2. Encoded proteins:
- a CDS encoding PadR family transcriptional regulator; protein product: MKENTGKSKYVMLGMLARMPQTGYTIKKWIENEYSHFWQESYGQIYPTLKKLVAEGLAVTSKNTQTGNGRGQILYSITDAGRKELSDWLREEPEIEKIRYELLLKVSFGENTEPEVLLGHLDNFIRRNDKLVKEMNGYIELCGQLKEQDIDCSYSRLTALCGVYIYSAMRDWAVEAKKIINEKEDDK